CGCATAAAAAGTTAGACCATCCTGTAGCGTTTCGTTCATCATAGATCCACACCTTGTTAAAAGCAAAAACCTCCCGATCGGGAGGTTTTTTATTACAATGAATTTTAGCATTAGATATTCAAACCACCACAAGCGCTGATGGTTTGTCCGGTAACATAACTGCTGAGATCACTTGCTAAAAACAAAGTAACATTTGCAATGTCTTCTGAACTTGCAAAACGGCCTAACGGAATGCCAGCTTTATATTTATCAGCCGCTTCACCATCTTTTAAATAAGAGGTCATATCCGTTTCAACAAAACCCGGAGCAATGGCATTGCAACGGATGTTGCGACTGCCTAATTCTTTTGCCACACTTTTTGTAAAACCAATTACGCCTGCTTTACTTGCAGCATAACTGCTTTGTCCTGCATTGCCAATTTCACCAATAATACTGCTCATGTTAATGATAGAACCGCTTCTAGCTTTCATCATCGGTTTTATGATCTGCTTGGTCATGTAAAAAACAGAGTTGAGATTTACTTTGATCACATCATCCCACTGCTCAACACTCATGCGCAGGAGCAGATTATCTTTTGAAATACCTGCATTGTTCACACAGATATCTACGGTGCCGAATTCTTTCAGTACATCTGTAACAAATGCTTCGCATGCAGCAAAGTCGCCGGCATTGCTTTGATAAGCTTTTGCTTTTACACCCATGCCAACAAGTTTTGCTTCCAGTGCTGTTGCTTTTTCTTTGCTGCTGTCGCTCACATATGTGAATGCAATGTTTGCACCATGCTCGGCAAACTTAATGGCAATCGCTTCGCCAATACCACGGGCGGCACCGGTAACTATGGCAACTTTTCCTTCTAGTAGTTTCATAAAATTGATTTTATAATGATGCAAAGTAAAGAGTTTTACTCTTCTTCCATCAAAGATGGTCGTTCTGTTATTTCGTGGTACTTGATCACATCTTTAGCGTAGTAATGGACCACCATACTCTTTCGTGTGAGCGACGGATTTACAACGGGCATTCCGCCATGAATAAGATTGGCATGCCAGATGAGCACATCGCCTTTCTTAGGAAGAAACACTTCTTTTGGAAAATGATTCTGCGACAGGATTTCCTGCGTCATGTCTTCATAATCGCTGTACTGTTTGTTGCCCAGCTTTAGCCTCGTACTATAATTTTCAAAATCATCATTCAACAAGTAAGGAAGTTTATGACTGCCGGGATAGTAAAACAATGGTCCGCTATCAGGATGAATATCTTCTAATGCGATCCAGGCTGCAATTAAATAACCCAATGGATAGGTGGTCATGTGGATGCTATCGCTATGAGCACGCTGACCGCTTCCTTTTACAAAATTGAGCGTTTGAAACGGCAGCACTTCTTTATCCAACACAAACGAAAGTAATTTCTTCAGCCCCTCATCCTGCATCATCTGTTTAATAACGGGTGAATGCTTATAGCCATGCATCACTTTGTTATCATGTGTAATGGGCAGATGTTTTTGATTGATGAGTTCATCAACAGCTGTGTTCACATCATCAACCTGTTCACTGCTGAAATATTGTTTGAGGTGTAAAAAGCCTTTACTGCTCCAATCAATCAACTGTTGCTGCACTTCAGGTGTAAAGTGTTGAAAGCTTTTTTTGGTTGATACAACAGTTGCCGATTCATTTACATCTAACCAGGCTCTTGATGTTTTATCAGGAAAATCTTTACTGCTGATGGAATCGAATAAGGGTTTATGTACATCGTACTTCTTGTACGCATCCTTGTTGTGCTGTAGTTGTTTTGAATGTAGCAGGTTATAGATCCAGTGAAGTGGTTTGTAATCTTTCAGCTTGTCTTTCAGGTTCATAGTCACTGGTTGAAACGGATAATGTCTTCTACATATGTTCGATCGTTGCTGAGCCTTGGCACTTTGTGCTGCCCACCCATTTTTCCTTTGCTTTGCAGCCAACGATGGAAGGTTCCTTTTGGAACAGGTTGTACAAATGGTAAACGGAGAGCAATATTTTTATGTCGCTTTGCCTCGTAATCGCTGTTGAGATTTTTCAACGCCGTATCAAGCTCATAAACAAAATCATTTAAGCCAACCGGATCTTTTTCAAACTCGATCAACCATTCATGTGCACCATTATTTCCCTGGCTGAAATAAATAGGTGCAGCTGTGTATTCATTTACAATAGCACCTGTTTGCTCGCAGGCAATAGCAATGGCTTTATCAGTATTATCAACCATCAGCTCTTCACCAAAAGCATTGATGAAGTGCTTAATTCGTCCGCTTACTTTAATACGGAAGGGTTGTAATGATGTGAACTGAATCGTATCTCCAACAATATAACGCCACAAGCCACCATTGGTGCTAATGATCAACGCATAGTTTTTACCTAACTCCACTTTGCTTAACCCAATTGTGTTAGGGAACTGTTTGCCATATTCTTCAAGCGGCATGAACTCATAAAAAATTCCATGATCAGCAAATAACAACATGCCTTCTTCACCCGGATGATCCTGTGCTGCAAAGAAACCTTCACTGGCGTTGTACATTTCAAGATAATTGATCTGCTTGCCAATAAGCTGTTGAAACTGCTCACGGTAGGGAACAAAAGACACACCGCCATGCATGAACAATTCTAACTCGGGCCATACTTCTGCAATGGTTTGTTTGCCCGTTAATTCTAAAATTCTGCGGAATAACACCATGTTCCAGGTGGGCACGCCGGAAATAGAAGTGACGTTTTCTTTAATGGTTGTTTCAGCAAGTTTTTCAATTTTGCTTTCCCATTCATCCATCAACAAAACACTCAAATCAGGCGTGCGTATCCAGTTGGTCCAGAAAGGAGCATTCTGCATCAGCACAGCACTTAAGTCGCCAAACTGTATCTCTTCATTAAGTGGATAAATATTATGGCTGCCGCCAATCACCAGGCTTTTGCCGGTTAAGAGATCAGATGAAGGGAAATTATTGTAGTAAAGTGTAAGCACATCTTTGCTAGCCTTGAAATGGCCATCTTTCATACTCTCATCACTAACGGGAATAAACTTGCTCTTATCACTGGTGGTGCCGCTGCTTTTTGCAAACCAGGTAACAGGTGTTGGCCAAAGCACATTTTCTTCGCCTTTCATCATTCGTTCGATGTAAGCTTTTATATCATCGTACTCATGAACAGGAACTGTATTCTTGAATTCACGCAGGTTGAACAGTTTTGGAAAATTATACTGGTGACCAAACTGTGTGTATTGAGCGGTGGTAACCAGGTCTTGCAATACTTCACGCTGAGCTGCCACCGGATTATTCATCCAGCTTTCTATCCTCCACATACGGAGGCGTGCAAGTCTTGATATTGCAGGGCTAAGCAGTCTCATGTTTCGGCAAGATAAAAAAAGTTAATCGACTTCCGCCACCTGAAATGGTTAATCAGCTTGTGAACTGTTAGCGGCTTCTTCATGCAAATAATCTTTCCGCTTCAGTTCAAAATTGCGACCCAGGTATAAACGACGCACCTGTTCATCTTCGGCCAGCTCTTCAGCAGTACCGTGTTTAAATATTTTTCCTTCAATCAACAGGTAGGCACGGTCGCAGATCGATAAGGTTTCGGTTACGTTATGATCGGTGATAAGGATACCGATATTGCGGAATTTCAGTTTAGCAACAATAGCCTGAATGTCTTCAACAGCAATCGGGTCAACACCGGCAAACGGTTCATCCAATAAAATAAACTTGGGATCAACGGCTAAAGCACGGGCAATTTCAGTACGCCTGCGTTCGCCACCGCTCAATGAATCGCCTTTGTTCTTACGAACATGATGCAAACGAAACTCGCTCAACAGATCTTCCAGTTTTTCACGTTGTTCCTCTTTACTCAGCTTTGTCATCTCCAACACAGCCGCAATATTCTCTTCCACCGACAGCTTACGAAACACACTTGCTTCCTGTGGCAGGTAACCAATGCCCAATTGTGCCCGTTTATACATGGCCATATTGGTAATGTTTTCATCGTTGAGAAACACTTCACCTTCATCCGGCTTCACAAATCCAACCACCATGTAAAATGTGGTGGTTTTACCGGCACCATTTGGCCCCAGCAAACCAACAATTTCGCCCTGCTTTACTTCAATACTCACCTTATTGGCAACAGTGCGGGTGCGGTAACGCTTAACAAGCTCAGATGTATGTATGGTTAAACTCAAAACAAAAAAATTGTAGTTGCGAAAATACCGCATTCCCGTTAATAGCCACCCTTTCATTCCCTTTTAAAATGTGAAAGTAACAGTGAAACATTGTTTGATTAAGAACCGCCCCTGTTATATGTTTGCAGGAAGTTTTTTTGATACCGGCTTTTGTTCTTTGTTGCATCGTTCCTTGCGTCGCAATCCCTGCCCGTCCGGTCAGGCGGGCTTTAATCGTCAATGCAGACATTGAGCATAAAACAGCAGTAGCCAAAACAAACAGAACAAGCAAATGAAAGTAACCGAGCATATTGCACAGGCAAAAGATACATTAGTGTCGTTTGAAATTCTTCCGCCACTGAAAGGAAAGACCATCAATTCCATCTTCGATCATCTTGATCCGTTGATGGAGTTTAAACCATCTTGGATCAATGTTACCTATCACCGTGCTGAGCAGGTGTTTAAAAAGAAACCCGATGGTACGTTTGAAAAAGTGGAAGTACGCAAACGTCCCGGAACTGTTGGTATTTGTGCAGCATTGCAGAATCACTATAACATTGATGCGGTGCCGCATCTTATTTGCGGCGGTTTCTCCAAACGTGAAACTGAAGATGCATTGATCGATCTCAACTTTATTGGTGTACAGAATGTATTGGTGCTTCGTGGTGATGCAGCGAAGAACGAAACCTTTTTTGAACCTCATCCCGAGGGCAACCGTTTAGCAATTGATCTGTTGAAACAAGCCATTAATCTCAATCATGGTATTTATCTTGAAGAAGATATCCGTGACGGTTTCCGCACAGATTTTTGTGCAGGCGTAGCCGGCTATCCTGAAAAGCATTTTGAAACACCTAACCAGGAAATTGAAATGCAACGGCTAAAAGATAAAGTGGATGCAGGCGCCGAATATATCATGACGCAGATGTTCTTCGACAACAGCAAATTCTTTGCATTTGTAAAACAATGCCGTGAAATTGGAATTGAAGTGCCCATCATTCCCGGATTAAAACCATTAACAAGTAAAAAACAACTTTCAGTTATACCTCGCACGTTCCATGTTGATATACCAACAGAACTCAGTAATGAAATAATGCGTGCTAAAACCGATGAAGATTGTAAGAAAGTTGGAACGGAATGGCTTATTCAACAATCAAAAGAACTGAAAGAGTTTGGTGTACCGGTATTACACTATTATACACTCGGCAGCCCTAAAGTGATTTATAATGTGGTGAAGAATGTGATGTAAACAATGAATAGAAATAATAAAAAAGAGGCGGTTGATTTCAACCGCCTCTTTTTTATTGACCACTAAACTTATTTCACCATACTCTTCACCAGTGCTTCATTCACCTTCACCGGGTATTTCTTTTTGAGTTGATTGATCCATTTCTCTTCCATGTCCAATTGGTAATCGTTAATCACCAAACCCTTTGCTTCTTCATAACTACGTTGGTCTTTGCTGTCATATACTTTGAGAATATAGCAGAAAGAAGAAGAACCATCATTAGGATTTGTAACAACAGGTGTGTATTGTCCAACAGTAAATTTCGTTCCTTCTGCAACAGGTAATTGATTCAATTCAAAACGACTGCTGTCTGCTAATGCAGTTCCACCTAATGCATCCATGTGTTCTTTCCATTTCAATGGTTCTTTCTTCATCATTTCCAGTGCACGGTTGGCAACAGCGGTATCAGCACAATTGAATACAATAGCATTTACACTTGGTTGCCAGATATATTTTTGTTTGTTACGGTTGTAAAATGCAAGAAGACCAGTACTGTCGGCAGGTGCCACACTCCATATTTTACGTTCCATAATTTCAAACAACATACTTCCTTCACGAAACTCTTTAATCTGGAAACCAACTTCTTCATTTGTTGTTTCAAGACGATCCTTGTAATACTGTTCTGCAGTAGAATACACGAATTGCTTCATCAACTCTTTGTAATCGGTTTGCTTAGGTGTATAGTTAGCCGTTTGCAGACTTCTTACATACTTTAACCAATCAGTAGCCGAAGTTACCTTTGTGCCTAATTGAAACAGAGGTTTTTGCTGGTTTGCTTTATAGATTGCTGCATAGTTCTTTGCTTTCAACACGGTATCGGTAATGATCCACAACTCTTTTTCATTGTAAGGAAGAGTTTTATAGTTACTGCTTTTGAGTATTTGTTCTTTTTGTTTGGCAATGGCAACATTAATGCGGGCATCTGTATTTACTTTCTCATTAAACTCCTGCATAATCGCAGGATCATTTTTATCTGTAACCAGTGGTTTTAATTCCAAACGTTTGATGATGTGGAAACCGGAAGCGGTTTGTACTGGCATGCTGATATCACCATTGCTTTTCAAACCAAAAGCAGCATTGCTGAAGGCTACATCATACTTCGTAAATCCGAACTCGGGTAGCTCACCTCCATTTTGAAAGGTTAGTTTATCATCGCTATAAGTTTGCGCCAGTTTATCAAAAGCATCACCCTTTTTGGCTAAACCATAAACCATTTCTGCTTTCGTACGTGCAGCAGCAATTTCTTCCTGCGATGCATTGGCAGGAATAGCAATAAGAATTTGTGCAGCTTTCATTTTACCGGGCGATGGACGTTTTGCCATTACCTTAAAAATATGGTAACCACTTTTTCCTGCTACAGGTTTTGAATAACTGCCCGGAGCTGTTGCATAGATTGCATTCTCCAGATCATAAGGCAGTGAGAACACGCTTACATAACCAATATAACCATCGGTTGACTTTACGTAATCGTTAGTTGAGTATGTTTTTGAAGTGGCTGAAAAATCTGCACCTGTTTGCAATTGAGCATACGCTTTATCGATAGCAGCTTTTGCTTTTACAGTATCGTTATCATATCCAACAAACACATGTGCTACTTCAAGTTCTGAAGCACTCCGTTCAATGGCTTCATTCACCAATTCTTTATTACTGCCCTGGTTGCGCATGTATTGATCAATGATCTGTGCACGAAAAGCAGCAATATCATTCTGGATGTTTGGCAGGGTGTCAAGCTTCGCATCTTTTGCTGACTGTACTTTCAGTTTAAAACGAACAAAGAGGTCAAGATACTCACGAATAGATTTTTCATCGGTAGCGCCATTGTTGTTTTTAGAAAATGCACGCCAGAATTCTTTCTTGTCAACTTTGTTAGCGCCGTAGGTAAAAAGAGTTTGAGCCTGGCTGCCGGTAGATGCAACCATCAAAAGAAAAAATAGAATGTTACGCATAAGCTTTGGTTATGGATGTTTGGACGTTTGGTTGTTTTTTTTAAACTGCAGGAGTTCATCAACCTGCTCAGGATTTATTTTTTTAGCAACGATCCGTTTCTGTTCGTCAAGCAAATATATTGTGGGCGTTTGAAAAACATCATATGCTTGTCGAAAACCGGGCTTTTGAGCCGCTTGTTCTGATTTGCGCATTTGGGTCGACTGGTACAAATGCACCCAATCACTCAACTTTTGTGTACGTATGTATTCGGTCCAGCGTTGCTGCATTTCTTTTGCTTTTACTTCATCATCACCAGAGCCATCACTTAACACGCCAACTATTTTCACGCCTTGCTTTTTCCAACTGGCCCTGTAAAGACTATCAACTTTTGGCACCTGTTCTTTACAATGACCACAATCTGGATCCCAAAAAATAACTACCGTGTAAGGAGATTTGATGGAATACAAATTCACCTTCCGGTTAAGTGTATCTAACAAATTCAATTCAGCAGCAGGCTCGCCAACAATATTTCCGTAAAGATTATAAGCCCGGTTGAAAACAAGATCACGGTCTTTTTTATCAAGCCAATCGACCTGGTTTGTGATATAGTACTTTTCAAATAGATGAAGGAACACCACATCAAGCCCCATATACTTCGGGTTCATATACTCGTTGGTAAAACGATTAATGAAATAACGGAACATGGTTTTGTTAGTACGGCTGTATAAAATGAATTTATCAAGCTCAAGTTTTAAGCTATCCGGATCACGGATGACTGCCGTTTCCATGTAGCGGTTAAGACGTTGCTCAAACATGGGCGTACGTAGCAGGCGCTCATCAGCAAAAGAAATGTTTGGCCAGAATTGTTGTTTGTAGTGATAGAAAGCATTGATGCTGTCTTGCCTGTTTTTCCCTTTCGGTGCAGTATAAACCGGTTCTTTCAATAAGCGAAACAACAGCGCCAGGTAAGCATCTGGCTGAGCATTTACAAAACTATCCCGCCATTGCTGTGCTTTTATATTGGCTTCGTTCATGCTTTGCTGAATGGAAGCGCTGTCCTGTTTTGTTTTTGCTGTTGCAAGCTTGCTTTGCAGTTGCGGGAAATTGCTGTAATAAAAAGCGCATGCTTCTTTATACGCTTTGAGATGATTGTTTTCATGAGAACCAGTAATAGATGTAAGCGTGAAGTTTGCACTATCGATTCCAACTGTAAACTCCTGCTCTTTATCAACAATGATATCGATGAATGTTTTTTTCTGCGGGTCAACAATAATGTACAAGCCGCCTTTTAGCTTTTCAGCACCTGTAAAAACGGCTTTCCCGTTTGGTTGAAGAATGGCTGAATCCTGTACATACTTCTGGTTACCGAAATAATAACCGAGGTAGAGGTGACCATTGGCAACCGGTTTATAATCGACAGTTATGCGAAAGCCTTGAGCCTTTGCAAATCCGCAACAGATAAGAATAGTCAGAAATAAGCTCGTCTTCTTCATAGTGGAATAGGCGTAAAGTTAATTCAAAAGCTTTCTGTAGCTGTTAACGATTTGCAAAGTGGTTGATTGTTACCTTTGCGCCGTGAGAAAAAAACATAAAATAAGGATACTTGAACAGGTAAAGGTGGACGATTATGCTGCCGAGGGGAAATCAATTGCCCGTGTTGACGGCAAAGTGGTATTTATTGAAGGGGCTGTACCCGGCGATGTGGTAAACGTTCAGCTCGGGAAAAGCAAAAAAGACTGGGCGGAAGGGAAAGCAGTTCACTTTCATGAATATTCTCCCGAACGCACCACACCGTTTTGTGATCATTTCGGTTTGTGTGGTGGTTGTAAATGGCAGATGTTGCCTTATGAAAAGCAGCTGGAGTACAAGCAAAGAGAAGTAGAACAAAATCTAAAACGCATCGGCCGTATTGAGTTGCCTGAACTGTTGCCCATTGTTGGTGCAAAGCAGACAAAATACTACCGCAACAAACTCGAATATACGTTCAGCAACAAACGCTATCTCACACGTGAGGAATTATTGAAAAGAGATGAGGTAAGAGCTAAGGAAGCACAAACAAACCCAGCATCTGATGAAACCGAAGCGGCGCCGCCACCTGCAGATGTTGCTTTGGGCTTTCACGTTCCCAAAATTTTCGATAAGGTTATTGATATACATACCTGCTACCTGCAGCAGGAACCCAACAATGCCATCCGCAATTTTGTAAGAGAATTTGCAAAGAAACATGGCTTTTCGTTTTATGATATCAAAGCACATGAAGGCTGGTTGCGTACCATGATCTTTCGGATGACAACCACAGGTGAAGTGATGGTGAACATCACCTTTGGTTACGACGATGTACCTAACCGTGAGTTATTGTTCAATGCAATGCTGGCAGAGTTCCCGGAGATCACAACCCTGCTTTATACCATCAATCCTAAATGGAACGATAGTATTTACGATCTGCAGCCCGAAACCTTTTTTGGCAGCGGTTATGTAAGTGAAAAGCTGGAAGAATTTGTGTTCAAGATCGGTCCTAAATCATTCTTTCAAACAAATACCAAGCAAGGCGAAGAGTTATACAAAATAACAAGAGAGTTTGCCAAGCTAACAGGCAACGAAACCCTGTATGATCTGTATTGCGGTACCGGTAGCATTGGTATCTTTTGCAGCCAAGGTGCTAAGAAGATCATTGGTGTAGAAGCAGTTGCCGAAGCCATTGAAGATGCAAAGTTGAATGCACAGGCGAATGGCTTAACCAACACATCGTTTTATGCAGGCGATGTAATTGATATTTGTAACGATGAGTTTTTCGCAGCACATGGCCGGCCGGATGTGATCATTACCGATCCGCCACGTGTGGGTATGCACGAGAAACTCGTGAAGAAGCTTCTGGAAATTGAAGCGCCACGTATTGTATATGTAAGCTGCAATCCTGCAACACAGGCAAGAGATCTGCAATTGCTGAATGAGAAATATGTGGTAGAGCAGCTGCAGCCGGTAGATATGTTTCCGCATACGCACCATATTGAAAATGTGGCAGCATTGGTGTTGAGAAAGTAAACAGGGGTTTAACGTTTTAAAGAAAGATGTTTATCTCGGGATTGCCCCACAATCCCGAAATTTGTGCTTCATCATTCAAATTAAGTTGTAGTGAGTTATCAGCAAATACGCCCCGGTGGTTTTAATGTGTTACCACCGGTAATCAAAAATCTTATTATCATAAACGGGTTAGTACTGCTGGCGCAATATACAAGTGGCGCATGGGGCAGTGAAAAAGCGCTCACAGATTTCTTTGCTTTGCATAGTGTGCAATCCGATCTGTTTAAGCCTCACCAGCTCATCACCCACGTTTTCATGCACGGTGATTTCTTCCACTTCCTGTTTAACATGTTTGCGTTGTGGATGTTTGGTAATATGCTGGAGAATTTATGGGGCTCTAAACGTTTTCTCATTTTTTATATTCTGTGTGGCTTAGGTGCAGCGGTTATTCATCTTGGTTGGTTGTTTTATGAAATGCAGCCATTGATGCGTGATCTTGCCTCTTTTCAATCCTCACCATCGCCATCAGGCTTTATGAGTTTCTTTGATCAAAATGGCCTTACAAGAGTTTTCGACCGGCAACAATTGCAGGCGTTTGCAGATATCTGGTCTAATGATCTTACCAACCAGGCATATGTTGATCAAAGTATTGTATATGCACAGCAGGGAGCTGATGTAATGTTGAACACGCCAACTGTTGGTGCTTCAGGGGCAGTATTCGGTTGCTTAGCTGCTTTTGGTTACCTCTTCCCAAACACTCTCATTTATATTTATTTTTTCTTCCCCATAAAAGCAAAATGGTTTGTGATTTTGTATGCTGCTGCCGAACTTTGGATGGGCGTTCGTAACAGTGGCGGAAGCGTGGCGCACTTTGCACATCTTGGCGGTGCATTAATTGGCTTTCTATTAGTGTGGTACTGGAACAAAAATAATCGCCGTACGTTTTATTGATAAATGATTGAAGTATGAGTTACCTGCAGGCAGAAAAGAAGAAAAGAATGTTGTTTGGTGAAGATGGTGATGCTGTGATGCGCCTCATTGCCATTAATGTAATCATATTTGTGATCCTCAAATTTATTGAGATCGTATTCCAACTCACGCCTAATGCTGATGTGAGTTTATTTAAAACGCAAGTACTTGATTGGATAAACTTACCTGCAAATCTAAACACGTTTATCACCCGGCCATGGGTATTGCTTTCGCACATGATTGCGCAATACAGTTTGTGGCAATTGCTTGGAAATATGTTGTTTCTCTGGGCGTTTGGATTTCTGTTGCAAGACCTTGTTGGAAATAAGCATATAGTTCCGCTTTATATTTATGGCGGTCTGGCCGGTGCTGTGTTGTTTATTGCCAGTGCCAATTTGTTACCACGATTTGCTGCTGAGATCAACAGCTTTAG
The DNA window shown above is from Lacibacter sp. H375 and carries:
- the fabG gene encoding 3-oxoacyl-[acyl-carrier-protein] reductase; translated protein: MKLLEGKVAIVTGAARGIGEAIAIKFAEHGANIAFTYVSDSSKEKATALEAKLVGMGVKAKAYQSNAGDFAACEAFVTDVLKEFGTVDICVNNAGISKDNLLLRMSVEQWDDVIKVNLNSVFYMTKQIIKPMMKARSGSIINMSSIIGEIGNAGQSSYAASKAGVIGFTKSVAKELGSRNIRCNAIAPGFVETDMTSYLKDGEAADKYKAGIPLGRFASSEDIANVTLFLASDLSSYVTGQTISACGGLNI
- a CDS encoding phytanoyl-CoA dioxygenase family protein: MNLKDKLKDYKPLHWIYNLLHSKQLQHNKDAYKKYDVHKPLFDSISSKDFPDKTSRAWLDVNESATVVSTKKSFQHFTPEVQQQLIDWSSKGFLHLKQYFSSEQVDDVNTAVDELINQKHLPITHDNKVMHGYKHSPVIKQMMQDEGLKKLLSFVLDKEVLPFQTLNFVKGSGQRAHSDSIHMTTYPLGYLIAAWIALEDIHPDSGPLFYYPGSHKLPYLLNDDFENYSTRLKLGNKQYSDYEDMTQEILSQNHFPKEVFLPKKGDVLIWHANLIHGGMPVVNPSLTRKSMVVHYYAKDVIKYHEITERPSLMEEE
- a CDS encoding GH3 auxin-responsive promoter family protein — encoded protein: MRLLSPAISRLARLRMWRIESWMNNPVAAQREVLQDLVTTAQYTQFGHQYNFPKLFNLREFKNTVPVHEYDDIKAYIERMMKGEENVLWPTPVTWFAKSSGTTSDKSKFIPVSDESMKDGHFKASKDVLTLYYNNFPSSDLLTGKSLVIGGSHNIYPLNEEIQFGDLSAVLMQNAPFWTNWIRTPDLSVLLMDEWESKIEKLAETTIKENVTSISGVPTWNMVLFRRILELTGKQTIAEVWPELELFMHGGVSFVPYREQFQQLIGKQINYLEMYNASEGFFAAQDHPGEEGMLLFADHGIFYEFMPLEEYGKQFPNTIGLSKVELGKNYALIISTNGGLWRYIVGDTIQFTSLQPFRIKVSGRIKHFINAFGEELMVDNTDKAIAIACEQTGAIVNEYTAAPIYFSQGNNGAHEWLIEFEKDPVGLNDFVYELDTALKNLNSDYEAKRHKNIALRLPFVQPVPKGTFHRWLQSKGKMGGQHKVPRLSNDRTYVEDIIRFNQ
- the lptB gene encoding LPS export ABC transporter ATP-binding protein, producing MSLTIHTSELVKRYRTRTVANKVSIEVKQGEIVGLLGPNGAGKTTTFYMVVGFVKPDEGEVFLNDENITNMAMYKRAQLGIGYLPQEASVFRKLSVEENIAAVLEMTKLSKEEQREKLEDLLSEFRLHHVRKNKGDSLSGGERRRTEIARALAVDPKFILLDEPFAGVDPIAVEDIQAIVAKLKFRNIGILITDHNVTETLSICDRAYLLIEGKIFKHGTAEELAEDEQVRRLYLGRNFELKRKDYLHEEAANSSQAD
- a CDS encoding methylenetetrahydrofolate reductase; translation: MKVTEHIAQAKDTLVSFEILPPLKGKTINSIFDHLDPLMEFKPSWINVTYHRAEQVFKKKPDGTFEKVEVRKRPGTVGICAALQNHYNIDAVPHLICGGFSKRETEDALIDLNFIGVQNVLVLRGDAAKNETFFEPHPEGNRLAIDLLKQAINLNHGIYLEEDIRDGFRTDFCAGVAGYPEKHFETPNQEIEMQRLKDKVDAGAEYIMTQMFFDNSKFFAFVKQCREIGIEVPIIPGLKPLTSKKQLSVIPRTFHVDIPTELSNEIMRAKTDEDCKKVGTEWLIQQSKELKEFGVPVLHYYTLGSPKVIYNVVKNVM
- a CDS encoding peptidylprolyl isomerase; amino-acid sequence: MRNILFFLLMVASTGSQAQTLFTYGANKVDKKEFWRAFSKNNNGATDEKSIREYLDLFVRFKLKVQSAKDAKLDTLPNIQNDIAAFRAQIIDQYMRNQGSNKELVNEAIERSASELEVAHVFVGYDNDTVKAKAAIDKAYAQLQTGADFSATSKTYSTNDYVKSTDGYIGYVSVFSLPYDLENAIYATAPGSYSKPVAGKSGYHIFKVMAKRPSPGKMKAAQILIAIPANASQEEIAAARTKAEMVYGLAKKGDAFDKLAQTYSDDKLTFQNGGELPEFGFTKYDVAFSNAAFGLKSNGDISMPVQTASGFHIIKRLELKPLVTDKNDPAIMQEFNEKVNTDARINVAIAKQKEQILKSSNYKTLPYNEKELWIITDTVLKAKNYAAIYKANQQKPLFQLGTKVTSATDWLKYVRSLQTANYTPKQTDYKELMKQFVYSTAEQYYKDRLETTNEEVGFQIKEFREGSMLFEIMERKIWSVAPADSTGLLAFYNRNKQKYIWQPSVNAIVFNCADTAVANRALEMMKKEPLKWKEHMDALGGTALADSSRFELNQLPVAEGTKFTVGQYTPVVTNPNDGSSSFCYILKVYDSKDQRSYEEAKGLVINDYQLDMEEKWINQLKKKYPVKVNEALVKSMVK
- a CDS encoding redoxin domain-containing protein, which encodes MKKTSLFLTILICCGFAKAQGFRITVDYKPVANGHLYLGYYFGNQKYVQDSAILQPNGKAVFTGAEKLKGGLYIIVDPQKKTFIDIIVDKEQEFTVGIDSANFTLTSITGSHENNHLKAYKEACAFYYSNFPQLQSKLATAKTKQDSASIQQSMNEANIKAQQWRDSFVNAQPDAYLALLFRLLKEPVYTAPKGKNRQDSINAFYHYKQQFWPNISFADERLLRTPMFEQRLNRYMETAVIRDPDSLKLELDKFILYSRTNKTMFRYFINRFTNEYMNPKYMGLDVVFLHLFEKYYITNQVDWLDKKDRDLVFNRAYNLYGNIVGEPAAELNLLDTLNRKVNLYSIKSPYTVVIFWDPDCGHCKEQVPKVDSLYRASWKKQGVKIVGVLSDGSGDDEVKAKEMQQRWTEYIRTQKLSDWVHLYQSTQMRKSEQAAQKPGFRQAYDVFQTPTIYLLDEQKRIVAKKINPEQVDELLQFKKNNQTSKHP
- the rlmD gene encoding 23S rRNA (uracil(1939)-C(5))-methyltransferase RlmD — protein: MRKKHKIRILEQVKVDDYAAEGKSIARVDGKVVFIEGAVPGDVVNVQLGKSKKDWAEGKAVHFHEYSPERTTPFCDHFGLCGGCKWQMLPYEKQLEYKQREVEQNLKRIGRIELPELLPIVGAKQTKYYRNKLEYTFSNKRYLTREELLKRDEVRAKEAQTNPASDETEAAPPPADVALGFHVPKIFDKVIDIHTCYLQQEPNNAIRNFVREFAKKHGFSFYDIKAHEGWLRTMIFRMTTTGEVMVNITFGYDDVPNRELLFNAMLAEFPEITTLLYTINPKWNDSIYDLQPETFFGSGYVSEKLEEFVFKIGPKSFFQTNTKQGEELYKITREFAKLTGNETLYDLYCGTGSIGIFCSQGAKKIIGVEAVAEAIEDAKLNAQANGLTNTSFYAGDVIDICNDEFFAAHGRPDVIITDPPRVGMHEKLVKKLLEIEAPRIVYVSCNPATQARDLQLLNEKYVVEQLQPVDMFPHTHHIENVAALVLRK
- a CDS encoding rhomboid family intramembrane serine protease, encoding MSYQQIRPGGFNVLPPVIKNLIIINGLVLLAQYTSGAWGSEKALTDFFALHSVQSDLFKPHQLITHVFMHGDFFHFLFNMFALWMFGNMLENLWGSKRFLIFYILCGLGAAVIHLGWLFYEMQPLMRDLASFQSSPSPSGFMSFFDQNGLTRVFDRQQLQAFADIWSNDLTNQAYVDQSIVYAQQGADVMLNTPTVGASGAVFGCLAAFGYLFPNTLIYIYFFFPIKAKWFVILYAAAELWMGVRNSGGSVAHFAHLGGALIGFLLVWYWNKNNRRTFY